In Sphingobium sp. Z007, one DNA window encodes the following:
- a CDS encoding BolA/IbaG family iron-sulfur metabolism protein — MPMAADDIADMIRTAIPDAQVDITDLAGDGDHYAARVVAESFRGMSRVAQQRAVYAALGGRMGGVLHALQLTTAVPN; from the coding sequence ATGCCGATGGCTGCCGACGATATCGCGGACATGATCCGCACCGCCATCCCCGATGCGCAGGTCGACATTACTGACCTGGCGGGCGACGGCGACCATTATGCCGCGCGGGTGGTGGCGGAAAGTTTCCGGGGCATGAGCCGGGTCGCGCAGCAGCGCGCCGTCTATGCCGCGCTGGGCGGACGGATGGGAGGCGTGCTGCACGCCTTGCAACTGACCACCGCCGTTCCCAATTAA
- the hemW gene encoding radical SAM family heme chaperone HemW, with protein MSSHSPQIATAPDPVRADAQALYIHWPFCVSKCPYCDFNSHVRDGVDIDAWRAALLADMAYEAALTAGRPLSSIFFGGGTPSLMPPALVETLIGAAQDQWGFTPDIEITLEANPNSVEAARFADLAAAGVNRTSLGLQALDDEALHFLGRAHDVEEGLAALDTAQAVFDRVSFDIIYARPGQSEADWQAELARALSFGTGHLSLYQLTIEPGTRFATLVAQGKLTPADPDHGATLYELTQSMTGAAGIPAYEISNHARPGQESRHNLTYWRYGDYAGIGPGAHGRRGGMATMRHKKPENWMGAVDRNGHGAQSEEPLSGEDRAREALLMGLRLGEGVDLARIAAASGIKADRLVDERAIDQLTGLGLIHLTGNRLQVAPAGMLLLDAILPEVVAV; from the coding sequence ATGTCGTCTCATTCCCCCCAAATCGCAACGGCCCCAGACCCCGTCCGTGCCGACGCCCAAGCCTTATATATTCATTGGCCCTTTTGCGTATCCAAATGTCCCTATTGCGATTTTAACAGTCATGTCCGCGACGGCGTGGACATTGATGCGTGGCGGGCTGCGCTGCTGGCCGACATGGCGTATGAGGCCGCGCTGACCGCAGGCCGCCCCCTCTCCTCCATCTTCTTTGGCGGCGGCACGCCCTCGCTGATGCCGCCCGCTTTGGTCGAAACGCTGATCGGCGCGGCGCAGGATCAGTGGGGCTTCACCCCCGACATAGAGATCACGCTGGAGGCCAACCCCAATTCGGTCGAGGCGGCGCGCTTTGCCGATCTGGCCGCCGCCGGTGTCAACCGCACCTCGCTCGGCCTCCAGGCGCTCGACGATGAGGCGCTGCATTTCCTGGGCCGCGCCCATGACGTGGAGGAGGGGCTGGCCGCGCTCGACACCGCGCAGGCGGTGTTCGACCGGGTGAGCTTCGACATCATCTACGCCCGTCCGGGTCAGAGCGAGGCGGACTGGCAGGCCGAACTGGCCCGCGCGCTATCCTTCGGCACCGGGCATCTCTCGCTCTATCAATTGACGATCGAACCGGGCACCCGCTTCGCGACGCTGGTCGCGCAGGGCAAGCTGACGCCCGCCGACCCGGATCATGGCGCGACCCTGTATGAACTCACGCAATCGATGACCGGCGCGGCCGGCATCCCCGCTTATGAGATTAGCAATCACGCCCGGCCGGGGCAGGAAAGCCGCCATAATCTGACCTATTGGCGCTATGGCGACTATGCCGGGATCGGGCCGGGGGCACATGGCCGCCGCGGCGGCATGGCGACGATGCGGCACAAGAAGCCGGAAAACTGGATGGGCGCGGTCGACCGCAACGGCCATGGAGCGCAGAGTGAAGAGCCGCTGTCGGGCGAGGACCGGGCGCGCGAGGCGCTGCTGATGGGATTGCGACTGGGCGAAGGCGTGGACCTGGCCCGCATCGCCGCCGCGTCCGGGATCAAGGCCGATCGGCTGGTCGACGAACGGGCGATCGACCAACTCACCGGCCTCGGCCTCATCCACCTCACCGGCAACCGGTTGCAGGTGGCCCCGGCCGGCATGTTGCTGCTCGACGCCATCCTGCCCGAAGTGGTGGCTGTTTAG
- a CDS encoding M56 family metallopeptidase: MSVWLAETLIATTLLMALVMLLRRPVARWLGAGAAYLLWILPLARMVLPTLPRDVDPSPLHVAVDQVGLPGLLTVAPTASVATSAPSFPWLEIGIGIWFVGFLAFLAMQAIGYARFRRLMMDGATPLGEEGRIRLITSPHASGPLAFGVLRPYIVLPADFALRYDRQEQDMAIAHERAHHERGDLAANMIALLMLAVHWCNPVAWAAYRAYRADQETACDARVLSLYGREQAHAYGRAILKAAGGRQFAGACHLTRITTLKGRLKMLSNHDVSLQRISWGMAAVAVVTAAGLALTASGSRAAQQMAAITDKMESADFAKLSDLVSQPAAASAPTEAAVAAVPAVPGAPAVPAVKAADESWPSPAPMSPTAPIVPAADMIAPVAPVPPAPPVLRNEKGRMTVTHADGRVETHRIPTEADIARMVPVVDVREGCDGGKDATTRRESVDANGRRHIRVRICSAAIERAAQRSADRASVQADRAARYAAAQADRSARQAAAMADRATRQATAKADLAARRADAEAAQADVVARSADVAALNGLRAARAQIAANRSMPVEDRAEALREIDQSIAEIRAEWH, from the coding sequence ATGAGCGTCTGGCTGGCCGAAACGCTGATCGCCACCACATTGCTGATGGCGCTGGTCATGCTGCTGCGGCGGCCGGTGGCGCGCTGGCTGGGGGCGGGGGCGGCCTATCTCCTCTGGATTTTGCCGCTAGCGCGGATGGTGCTGCCGACGTTGCCGCGCGACGTCGATCCCTCGCCACTGCATGTCGCGGTCGATCAGGTCGGCTTGCCGGGCCTCCTCACGGTCGCGCCCACCGCATCGGTCGCCACGTCCGCGCCGTCCTTCCCCTGGCTGGAAATCGGCATCGGCATCTGGTTTGTCGGCTTCCTCGCTTTCCTGGCCATGCAGGCCATAGGCTATGCGCGGTTTCGGCGTCTGATGATGGACGGCGCAACGCCTTTGGGGGAGGAAGGGCGCATCCGCCTCATCACCAGCCCCCACGCGTCCGGGCCGCTCGCCTTCGGCGTCTTGCGCCCCTACATCGTACTGCCCGCCGATTTCGCGCTGCGCTATGACCGCCAGGAACAGGATATGGCGATCGCCCATGAGCGCGCGCATCATGAACGCGGCGACCTAGCCGCTAATATGATCGCGCTGCTCATGCTGGCGGTCCATTGGTGCAATCCGGTCGCCTGGGCGGCCTATCGCGCCTATCGCGCCGACCAGGAAACCGCCTGCGACGCGCGCGTCCTTTCGCTCTACGGCCGCGAGCAGGCCCATGCCTATGGCCGCGCCATATTGAAGGCGGCGGGCGGTCGGCAATTTGCCGGGGCCTGCCATCTCACCCGTATCACGACGCTCAAAGGGAGGCTGAAAATGCTGTCCAACCATGATGTTTCGCTTCAGCGTATCAGCTGGGGCATGGCCGCCGTCGCGGTCGTCACCGCCGCCGGCCTCGCGCTCACCGCATCGGGCAGCCGCGCTGCGCAGCAGATGGCGGCGATCACCGACAAGATGGAAAGCGCCGACTTCGCCAAACTGTCTGACTTGGTGTCTCAGCCCGCCGCGGCGAGCGCGCCGACGGAGGCCGCAGTCGCCGCGGTCCCGGCCGTGCCTGGGGCGCCTGCCGTCCCCGCGGTCAAGGCGGCCGATGAATCCTGGCCCTCGCCGGCACCCATGTCCCCGACCGCGCCGATTGTGCCCGCTGCGGACATGATCGCCCCGGTGGCGCCCGTGCCACCTGCGCCACCCGTCTTGCGCAATGAAAAGGGCCGGATGACCGTGACCCATGCCGACGGTCGGGTCGAAACGCACCGTATCCCGACCGAGGCGGACATCGCCCGCATGGTGCCGGTGGTCGATGTGCGCGAAGGGTGCGATGGCGGCAAGGACGCCACCACCCGCCGCGAGAGCGTGGACGCCAATGGTCGCCGCCATATCCGGGTGCGCATCTGTAGCGCGGCGATCGAGCGAGCGGCGCAGCGTTCGGCCGACAGGGCGTCGGTCCAGGCGGATCGCGCCGCGCGGTACGCCGCCGCTCAGGCGGATCGAAGTGCGCGTCAGGCGGCGGCAATGGCGGACCGCGCGACACGTCAAGCCACAGCCAAGGCCGATCTGGCAGCGCGTCGGGCCGATGCCGAGGCAGCACAAGCGGATGTGGTGGCGCGATCCGCCGATGTCGCTGCGCTCAATGGACTGCGCGCGGCGCGTGCGCAAATCGCCGCCAACCGTTCCATGCCTGTCGAAGATCGGGCGGAAGCGCTGCGCGAGATCGACCAATCGATCGCCGAGATTCGCGCGGAATGGCATTAA
- a CDS encoding DUF6438 domain-containing protein, which translates to MTRYAMMAGLLLLAGCVSGGDTELEKPKAPGETIRFTAGRCFGACPSYSLRVTPDGSGLLEPEKFTAVPGPTRFAVSMVQYRRLRAALAPYRPLSGTAKRIGNGENCTRFATDMPGYTIEWTGDKGKPTRLEFQSGCMDARYAKLRTTIAAIPKMLDIEPMLKPKPAK; encoded by the coding sequence ATGACAAGATATGCAATGATGGCCGGACTGCTGCTGCTCGCGGGCTGCGTAAGTGGCGGCGATACCGAACTGGAGAAGCCCAAGGCGCCCGGAGAGACGATCCGCTTTACCGCCGGGCGCTGTTTCGGCGCATGTCCTTCCTATAGCCTGCGTGTGACGCCGGACGGTTCGGGGCTGCTGGAACCGGAGAAATTCACTGCCGTGCCCGGCCCGACCCGCTTTGCCGTCAGCATGGTGCAATATCGTCGCCTGCGCGCCGCGCTTGCGCCCTATCGCCCGCTAAGCGGTACGGCCAAGCGCATCGGCAATGGCGAAAACTGCACCCGCTTCGCCACCGACATGCCCGGCTACACCATCGAATGGACGGGCGATAAAGGCAAGCCGACCCGGCTAGAGTTCCAGTCGGGTTGCATGGATGCCCGCTATGCCAAATTGCGCACCACGATCGCGGCGATCCCCAAGATGCTGGATATCGAACCGATGCTCAAACCCAAGCCCGCAAAATAG
- a CDS encoding BlaI/MecI/CopY family transcriptional regulator, translating into MSEKISEAELVVMEALWETAPQTANDVADRVSADRDWSLQTVKTLLSRLMAKDIIAADQDGRRFLYRPLVARDDYVAGESGRLVNRLFGGRVSPLVAQLAQQDQLTADDIAELEEILKGLKS; encoded by the coding sequence GTGAGCGAGAAGATCAGCGAAGCGGAACTGGTGGTGATGGAGGCGCTTTGGGAAACCGCGCCGCAGACCGCCAATGATGTCGCCGATCGCGTGTCTGCCGACCGCGATTGGAGCCTCCAGACCGTCAAGACTTTGCTGTCGCGGTTGATGGCCAAGGATATCATCGCCGCCGACCAGGATGGCCGCCGCTTTCTCTACCGCCCGCTGGTGGCGCGCGACGATTATGTCGCGGGCGAATCCGGGCGGCTGGTGAACCGGCTGTTTGGCGGGCGGGTGTCGCCGCTGGTCGCCCAGTTGGCGCAACAGGATCAATTGACGGCGGACGATATCGCCGAGCTTGAGGAAATCCTGAAAGGGCTGAAATCATGA
- the grxD gene encoding Grx4 family monothiol glutaredoxin, producing MTDAVHQRIAELVGAHDVVLFMKGTPLFPQCGFSSRAIAILEHLGVAYDTVDVLQDQAVRQGIKAFSDWPTIPQLYVKGEFVGGSDIMMEMYEAGELEQLMTDQGVAAAAS from the coding sequence ATGACCGACGCCGTGCATCAGCGGATTGCCGAACTTGTGGGCGCCCATGACGTGGTGCTGTTCATGAAGGGCACGCCGCTCTTTCCGCAATGCGGCTTTTCCAGCCGCGCCATTGCGATCCTGGAGCATCTGGGCGTCGCATACGACACGGTAGATGTGTTGCAGGACCAGGCCGTGCGTCAGGGGATCAAGGCCTTTTCCGACTGGCCGACCATTCCCCAACTGTATGTGAAGGGCGAATTTGTCGGCGGCAGCGACATCATGATGGAAATGTATGAAGCCGGCGAGTTGGAGCAATTGATGACCGACCAGGGCGTCGCTGCTGCTGCCAGCTAA
- a CDS encoding DUF1476 domain-containing protein encodes MTTFDDREKAFENMFAHDQEMEFRIQARRNRLLGEWAAQKMGLTPEETDAYAKAVVQADFEEAGDEDVIRKLVGDMTSAGIDIDEPGVRAALDEQAVVARRMFIESK; translated from the coding sequence ATGACCACTTTCGACGATCGCGAAAAAGCGTTCGAAAATATGTTCGCCCATGACCAGGAAATGGAGTTTCGCATCCAAGCGCGCCGCAACCGGCTGCTGGGCGAATGGGCGGCGCAGAAGATGGGCCTGACCCCCGAAGAAACCGACGCCTATGCCAAGGCGGTGGTGCAGGCCGATTTCGAGGAAGCGGGCGATGAGGATGTCATTCGCAAGCTGGTGGGCGACATGACGTCGGCCGGAATCGACATTGACGAGCCGGGCGTGCGCGCCGCGCTGGATGAGCAGGCGGTGGTCGCCCGTCGCATGTTCATCGAATCCAAATAA
- a CDS encoding CAP domain-containing protein, with protein MPAAYYGMAEAARGDRLLRAVMMDAHNGERMALGLPPLDWDDALAADAARYAGEMARSGVFRHSPRAGRAIPSGENLWMGPRRLYGYQAMVGSFLDEKRFTRIAGKLPDLSSTGRWQDVGHYSQMIWRSTRKIGCALGEGANADYLVCRYFPAGNAFGRGPMDADDAVPMAETQVASVAQ; from the coding sequence ATGCCGGCCGCCTATTATGGCATGGCGGAGGCCGCGCGGGGCGACAGGCTGCTGCGTGCGGTGATGATGGACGCGCATAATGGCGAGCGGATGGCGCTGGGCCTGCCCCCGCTAGACTGGGACGATGCGCTGGCGGCCGATGCGGCGCGTTACGCCGGGGAGATGGCGCGCAGCGGCGTGTTTCGCCATTCGCCGCGCGCCGGCCGGGCCATCCCCAGCGGCGAAAATCTGTGGATGGGGCCGCGTCGGCTCTACGGCTATCAAGCGATGGTGGGATCGTTTCTGGACGAGAAGCGCTTCACGCGAATCGCGGGCAAGCTACCCGACCTCAGCAGCACCGGGCGTTGGCAGGATGTCGGCCATTATAGCCAGATGATCTGGCGCAGCACGCGGAAGATCGGCTGCGCGCTGGGCGAAGGGGCCAATGCCGATTATCTGGTGTGCCGCTATTTCCCGGCTGGCAATGCGTTCGGTCGCGGTCCGATGGACGCAGACGATGCGGTGCCGATGGCGGAAACGCAGGTCGCCAGCGTCGCCCAATAG
- the rdgB gene encoding RdgB/HAM1 family non-canonical purine NTP pyrophosphatase: MTDNFGQEQAIRKLTPGKLVIASHNPGKVREIAALLGPYGIEPISAASLDLPEPEETGTTFIANAELKAMQAADLSGLPALADDSGLCVEALGGDPGLFSARWAGPTKDFDMAMRKVWDGIEAKGPDAGHDAHFVCALALAWPDGHVEAFEGRIDGTLIWPPRGDQGFGYDAMFVPHGHDISFGEMDPDAKHAMSHRAKAFEKLVAAVF; this comes from the coding sequence ATGACCGACAATTTCGGACAGGAACAGGCGATCCGCAAACTCACGCCGGGCAAGCTGGTGATCGCCAGCCATAATCCCGGCAAGGTGCGCGAAATCGCCGCTTTGCTTGGCCCCTATGGCATCGAGCCGATTTCCGCCGCGTCGCTCGACCTGCCCGAACCGGAGGAAACCGGCACCACCTTCATCGCGAACGCGGAATTGAAGGCGATGCAGGCGGCCGACCTGTCCGGCCTGCCCGCGCTGGCCGATGATTCGGGCCTGTGCGTCGAGGCGCTGGGCGGCGACCCCGGCCTGTTTTCCGCGCGCTGGGCCGGGCCGACCAAGGATTTCGACATGGCCATGCGCAAGGTTTGGGACGGCATCGAGGCCAAGGGACCGGACGCCGGCCATGACGCCCATTTCGTCTGCGCCCTTGCCCTCGCCTGGCCCGACGGCCATGTCGAGGCGTTCGAGGGCCGGATCGATGGCACGCTGATCTGGCCGCCGCGCGGCGACCAGGGCTTCGGCTATGACGCGATGTTCGTGCCGCACGGCCATGACATCAGCTTCGGCGAGATGGACCCAGACGCCAAGCACGCCATGAGCCACCGTGCCAAGGCCTTCGAAAAGTTGGTGGCCGCGGTTTTCTGA
- the leuD gene encoding 3-isopropylmalate dehydratase small subunit encodes MDKLTTVDGRAYPFGMKNVDTDIVIPAHWLKTISRNGLGRGAFEVLRKEPGNVFDDPAYAGSPILIAGDNFGCGSSREHAAWALGDLGIKVVIAPSFSDIFSGNAFKNGILTVVLPQEAIDRLMEVAQGVNGTPDPIHIDLESQTVTTQFQDRFTFEIDPFRKHCLLGGLDEIGLTLDQSDLIGGYEARQAQDRSWIVPAAVA; translated from the coding sequence ATGGACAAGCTGACGACCGTCGACGGCCGGGCCTATCCGTTCGGGATGAAGAATGTCGACACCGACATCGTCATCCCCGCGCATTGGCTCAAGACGATTTCGCGCAACGGGCTGGGGCGCGGCGCGTTCGAAGTGCTGCGCAAGGAACCGGGCAACGTTTTCGACGATCCCGCCTATGCGGGCAGCCCGATCCTGATCGCGGGCGACAATTTCGGCTGCGGGTCCAGCCGCGAACATGCCGCCTGGGCGCTGGGCGACCTGGGGATCAAGGTGGTGATCGCGCCCAGCTTCTCCGACATTTTCTCCGGCAACGCCTTCAAGAACGGGATATTGACCGTTGTGCTGCCGCAGGAAGCGATCGACCGGCTGATGGAAGTCGCCCAAGGCGTGAACGGGACGCCCGATCCGATTCATATCGATCTGGAATCGCAGACCGTCACCACCCAATTTCAGGATCGCTTCACCTTCGAAATCGACCCGTTCCGCAAACATTGCCTGCTGGGCGGGCTGGACGAGATCGGCCTGACGCTGGATCAGTCGGACCTGATCGGCGGCTATGAAGCCCGCCAAGCGCAGGATCGCTCCTGGATTGTCCCCGCCGCCGTTGCGTAA
- a CDS encoding glutathione S-transferase family protein, producing the protein MTYTLITANRNYSSWSLRPWVLMTALGIAFDDRIEPFASATNYAAFRSFSPTGQVPALIDGANGEERTVWDSLGIILYLADRHPGVWPADEAARAFAQCAVAEMHSGFSTLRNDCTMNVGVRFEPHIHSPALNKDIARLRELWEEGLDRFGGPFLAGSVFTAIDAFYAPVAFRVRTYGLDVGPHAQAWVDHMLAHPAMLRWEEAALAETWREDSHEAEIGAAGKIIADYRAV; encoded by the coding sequence ATGACCTACACGCTCATCACCGCCAACCGCAATTACAGCAGCTGGTCGTTGCGTCCCTGGGTGCTGATGACCGCGCTGGGCATCGCGTTCGACGACCGGATCGAGCCTTTCGCGTCCGCCACCAACTATGCGGCCTTCCGCAGTTTCTCGCCGACGGGGCAGGTGCCCGCGCTGATCGACGGGGCCAATGGGGAAGAGCGCACGGTGTGGGATTCGCTGGGCATCATCCTCTATCTGGCGGATCGCCACCCCGGCGTCTGGCCCGCGGATGAGGCGGCGCGCGCCTTCGCCCAATGCGCCGTCGCTGAAATGCACAGCGGCTTTTCCACGCTGCGCAACGACTGCACGATGAATGTCGGTGTCCGCTTCGAGCCGCATATTCATTCGCCCGCGCTGAACAAGGACATCGCCCGCCTGCGCGAATTGTGGGAAGAGGGGCTGGACCGGTTCGGCGGCCCTTTCCTGGCCGGTAGCGTCTTCACCGCGATCGACGCCTTCTACGCGCCGGTCGCATTCCGGGTGCGCACTTATGGGCTGGATGTCGGCCCGCACGCACAGGCCTGGGTCGATCATATGCTGGCCCATCCCGCCATGCTGCGGTGGGAGGAAGCGGCGCTGGCGGAAACATGGCGCGAGGATAGCCATGAGGCGGAGATCGGCGCGGCGGGGAAGATCATCGCGGACTATCGTGCGGTGTAA
- the leuC gene encoding 3-isopropylmalate dehydratase large subunit, translated as MVKPRTLYEKIWDAHVVERRPDGTCLIYIDRHLVHEVTSPQAFEGLRLAGRKVRRPDLTLAVPDHNLPTTPRRDADGQRIPIADPESAQQLEALERNAPEFGVRLIGDADVEQGIVHVVGPEQGFTLPGTTLVCGDSHTSSHGALGALAFGIGTSEVEHVLATQTLLLKQSKTMAVVVDGELAPGVTAKDVALAICGTIGTAGGTGYVMEYCGSVFRDMSIEGRLTVANMSIEAGARSGLFAPDDKTFAYIEGRPMAPKGEDFDAAVAYWRTLQTDEGAVFDKTVVIDAADIVPNVTWGTSPEDVVAVTGVVPDPQSFADPSKQAAAQKSLDYMGLTAGQKMADVAIEHIFIGSCTNSRIEDLRAAASLLKGRHIAPGIKHAMVVPGSGLVKRQAEQEGLDRVFLDAGFEWREPGCSACLGMNPDKVPAGERCASTSNRNFMGRQGPGSRTHLVSPAMAAAAAITGRLTDVRELLNTKEGMAL; from the coding sequence ATGGTTAAACCACGCACCCTCTACGAAAAGATCTGGGACGCGCACGTCGTCGAACGGCGTCCCGATGGCACCTGCCTCATCTATATCGACCGGCACCTTGTCCATGAAGTGACGAGCCCGCAGGCGTTCGAAGGGCTACGTCTTGCCGGCCGCAAGGTCCGCCGGCCCGATCTGACGCTGGCGGTGCCGGACCATAATCTGCCCACCACCCCGCGCCGCGACGCGGATGGCCAGCGGATCCCGATCGCCGATCCCGAAAGCGCGCAGCAACTCGAAGCGCTGGAGCGCAATGCGCCGGAGTTCGGCGTCCGCCTGATCGGCGACGCTGATGTGGAGCAGGGCATCGTCCATGTCGTGGGTCCAGAACAGGGCTTCACCCTGCCCGGCACGACGTTGGTCTGCGGGGACAGCCATACCTCCTCGCATGGTGCGCTGGGCGCGCTGGCCTTCGGCATCGGCACGTCGGAGGTCGAACATGTGCTGGCGACCCAGACGTTGCTGCTCAAACAGTCCAAGACCATGGCGGTCGTGGTCGATGGCGAACTCGCGCCCGGCGTCACTGCCAAGGATGTCGCGCTGGCGATCTGCGGCACGATCGGCACGGCGGGCGGCACCGGCTATGTCATGGAATATTGCGGGTCCGTGTTCCGTGACATGTCGATCGAGGGGCGGCTGACCGTCGCCAATATGTCGATCGAAGCGGGCGCGCGGTCGGGGCTGTTTGCGCCCGATGACAAGACTTTCGCCTATATCGAGGGCCGTCCGATGGCGCCCAAGGGCGAAGATTTCGACGCGGCGGTGGCTTATTGGCGGACGTTGCAGACGGATGAGGGCGCGGTTTTCGACAAGACCGTGGTGATCGACGCCGCCGACATCGTGCCCAACGTCACCTGGGGCACCAGCCCGGAGGATGTCGTCGCGGTGACCGGCGTGGTGCCCGATCCGCAGAGTTTCGCCGACCCGTCCAAGCAGGCGGCGGCGCAAAAGTCGCTCGATTATATGGGGCTGACCGCCGGGCAGAAAATGGCCGACGTGGCGATCGAACATATCTTCATCGGCAGCTGCACCAACAGCCGGATCGAGGATCTGCGCGCCGCCGCGTCGCTGCTGAAGGGCCGCCATATCGCTCCGGGCATCAAGCACGCCATGGTCGTGCCCGGTTCCGGGCTGGTGAAGCGCCAGGCAGAGCAAGAAGGGTTGGACCGCGTCTTCCTCGACGCCGGGTTCGAATGGCGCGAGCCGGGCTGTTCGGCGTGCCTGGGCATGAACCCGGACAAGGTGCCTGCGGGCGAGCGTTGCGCATCGACCAGCAATCGCAATTTCATGGGCCGGCAGGGACCGGGATCGCGCACCCATCTGGTATCGCCCGCCATGGCGGCGGCGGCGGCCATCACCGGACGTCTGACTGATGTCCGCGAACTGTTGAATACAAAAGAGGGGATGGCGCTGTGA
- the rph gene encoding ribonuclease PH, translating into MRPSGRAPDQMRDITMEPGFTIHAEGSCLISFGDTRVLCTASVEEKVPPFLRGKGSGWVTAEYGMLPRATHTRGSREAAKGKQSGRTQEIQRLIGRSLRTVVDMKKLGERQIVIDCDVIQADGGTRTAAISGSWVALRIAVDKLLASGALKEDPIIQKVAAISCGIYEGTPVLDLDYAEDSNAETDANLILTGDGKFAEVQATAEGAAYDEEELLRLLRLARIGCAKIFAAQDAATGR; encoded by the coding sequence ATGCGTCCTTCCGGCCGCGCGCCCGACCAGATGCGCGATATCACCATGGAGCCAGGCTTCACCATCCATGCCGAGGGCAGCTGCCTCATCAGCTTCGGCGACACCCGCGTGCTGTGCACCGCGTCGGTCGAAGAAAAGGTGCCGCCCTTCCTCCGCGGCAAAGGGTCGGGCTGGGTCACGGCCGAATATGGCATGCTGCCCCGCGCCACCCACACCCGCGGCAGCCGTGAAGCGGCCAAGGGCAAGCAGTCGGGCCGCACCCAGGAAATCCAGCGCCTGATCGGCCGCTCGCTGCGCACCGTGGTCGACATGAAGAAGCTGGGCGAGCGCCAGATCGTGATCGATTGCGACGTGATCCAGGCTGATGGCGGCACGCGGACGGCGGCCATTTCGGGCAGCTGGGTCGCGCTGCGCATTGCGGTGGACAAGCTGCTGGCGTCGGGCGCATTGAAGGAAGACCCGATCATCCAGAAGGTCGCGGCGATCAGCTGCGGCATCTATGAAGGCACGCCGGTCCTCGACCTCGACTATGCCGAAGACAGCAATGCCGAAACGGACGCCAACCTGATCCTGACCGGCGACGGCAAGTTCGCCGAAGTGCAGGCGACGGCCGAGGGCGCCGCCTATGACGAGGAAGAGCTGCTCCGTCTGCTCCGCCTCGCCCGCATCGGCTGCGCGAAGATCTTCGCCGCGCAGGACGCAGCGACGGGGCGGTAA